Proteins found in one Triticum aestivum cultivar Chinese Spring chromosome 4D, IWGSC CS RefSeq v2.1, whole genome shotgun sequence genomic segment:
- the LOC123099348 gene encoding auxin-responsive protein SAUR71: protein MRQLIRRLSRVGDDSSPPASPSSKRRGGRAVVPEGHVPVHVGDGSEAERFLVRAELLGRPALAELLGRAAQEYGYDHQGPLRIPCCSPAAFRRALASVAADCC from the coding sequence ATGAGGCAGCTGATCCGGCGGCTGTCCCGCGTGGGCGACGactcctcgccgcccgcgtcgccatcGTCGAAGCGGCGGGGCGGGAGGGCGGTGGTGCCGGAGGGGCACGTGCCGGTGCACGTCGGGGACGGCAGCGAGGCGGAGCGGTTCCTGGTGCGGGCGGAGCTGCTGGGCCGACCGGCGCTGGCGGAGCTCCTCGGCCGCGCCGCGCAGGAGTACGGGTACGACCACCAGGGCCCGCTCCGCATCCCCTGCTGCTCCCCCGCCGCCTTCCGCCGCGCgctcgcctccgtcgccgccgacTGCTGCTAA